Proteins encoded together in one Telopea speciosissima isolate NSW1024214 ecotype Mountain lineage chromosome 4, Tspe_v1, whole genome shotgun sequence window:
- the LOC122660090 gene encoding amino acid transporter AVT6A-like produces MGLSGGEKKYRRSPKTPLLPQKHEEFGSVEVGFSGASFSGAVFNLSTTIVGAGIMALPAIVKQLGLIPGLSMIILAAWLTESSIEMILRPARSSKTSSYSSVVGDVFGGVSRTLLQVCIVVNNLGMLVVYMIIIGDVLSGTWSEGIHHTGVMEGWFDRQWWTSRFFLLLLTTLLVFAPLLSFKRLDSLRYTSALSVALAVVFVVITMAVTIFKMVNGSIGMPRLLPKIVDQASFWKLFTTIPVLVTAFICHHNVHPIENELKDQTQMKSIVRTSLVLCSTIYVATSLFGFLLFGEQTLDDVLANFDANLEIPYGTVINDLVRMSYGLHLMLVFPIVFFSLRLNVHGLFFPHAFPIAYDNRRFVSITVGLMVIVFLGANFVPSIWDAFQFTGATAAVSIGFIFPAAIALRDHSHGISSKKDRVLSWVMILLAVSSSTVAISCDIYSLFNDQFFS; encoded by the exons ATGGGGTTATCCGGCGGCGAGAAGAAATATCGCCGGAGCCCCAAAactcctctccttccccaaaAGCACGAAGAATTCGGATCCGTCGAGGTTGGATTCTCTGGGGCATCCTTCTCTGGGGCTGTCTTCAACCTGTCGACGACCATCGTCGGTGCCGGTATCATGGCATTACCAGCGATCGTTAAACAATTGGGACTCATTCCTGGTCTGTCTATGATCATCTTGGCTGCCTGGTTGACTGAGTCATCAATCGAGATGATTCTGAGACCCGCACGCTCTTCGAAGACATCTTCTTATTCTTCGGTTGTCGGAGACGTGTTCGGAGGAGTAAGCCGGACTCTCTTGCAGGTCTGCATCGTAGTAAACAATCTCGGCATGCTTGTCGTTTACATGATCATCATAG GGGATGTGCTATCGGGAACATGGTCGGAAGGTATCCATCACACAGGGGTGATGGAAGGATGGTTTGATAGGCAATGGTGGACTTCACGCTTCTTCTTGCTGCTTCTCACCACTCTTCTCGTCTTTGCTCCCTTGCTCTCCTTCAAGCGTTTAG ATTCGTTGAGATACACATCGGCATTATCAGTTGCTCTGGCCGTAGTGTTTGTTGTCATAACAATGGCGGTGACCATCTTCAAGATGGTGAACGGAAGTATTGGAATGCCGCGTTTGCTACCCAAAATTGTAGATCAAGCTTCTTTCTGGAAACTTTTCACCACCATCCCTGTTCTCGTCACTGCCTTCATCTGTCACCACAATG TACACCCCATAGAAAACGAACTGAAGGATCAAACGCAGATGAAATCGATCGTTCGGACATCGCTGGTTCTGTGCTCGACCATCTACGTTGCCACCAGCTTATTTGGGTTCTTGCTCTTCGGAGAGCAAACACTAGATGACGTGCTAGCCAATTTCGACGCCAACCTTGAAATCCCATACGGAACAGTCATAAACGACCTAGTGAGGATGAGCTATGGTCTTCATCTGATGCTTGTCTTCCCAAttgtcttcttctctctccgCCTCAATGTACATGGCCTCTTCTTCCCCCATGCCTTCCCTATTGCTTACGACAACCGGAGATTCGTGTCCATCACGGTAGGCCTCATGGTCATCGTCTTCCTTGGGGCTAACTTCGTTCCCAGTATATGGGATGCCTTCCAATTCACTGGAGCCACGGCTGCTGTCTCCATTGGATTCATTTTTCctgctgccattgctcttaG GGATCATTCTCATGGAATATCTTCAAAGAAAGATAGGGTCTTATCATGGGTGATGATCTTGTTGGCCGTGTCTTCGAGTACTGTGGCCATCTCTTGCGACATCTACAGCTTGTTTAATGACCAATTCTTTAGCTAG
- the LOC122657508 gene encoding uncharacterized protein LOC122657508 isoform X1 produces MAHALNFLEGQGSTVANGGGCAVGGGGYVKEVVTYMITDDLEVKPMSTISSIAILNRCDVKDIGALEDSVVHLGTKEGLDLLRASLQSKSVLTDVFLKKGIKFEAFFFFFFLCAVTLLVSELWL; encoded by the exons ATGGCGCATGCGTTGAATTTTCTTGAGGGACAAGGCTCGACAGTGGCGAATGGTGGTGGTTGCGCTGTTGGAGGAGGAGGGTATGTGAAGGAGGTGGTAACTTACATGATTACTGATGATTTGGAGGTGAAGCCAATGTCCACCATCTCTAGTATTGCCATTCTTAATAGGTGTGATGTTAAGGATATCGGAGCCTTGGAGGATAGTGTCGTTCATTTGGGCACCAAAGAG GGTTTGGATTTGTTAAGGGCATCATTGCAGTCAAAGTCAGTTCTTACCGATGTCTTCCTTAAGAAGGGGATTAAGTTTGAAGC cttcttcttcttcttctttctttgtgcTGTAACCCTTTTAGTTTCTGAGTTGTGGCTGTAA
- the LOC122657508 gene encoding uncharacterized protein LOC122657508 isoform X2, which yields MAHALNFLEGQGSTVANGGGCAVGGGGYVKEVVTYMITDDLEVKPMSTISSIAILNRCDVKDIGALEDSVVHLGTKEGLDLLRASLQSKSVLTDVFLKKGIKFEACSTLPKTCPTQ from the exons ATGGCGCATGCGTTGAATTTTCTTGAGGGACAAGGCTCGACAGTGGCGAATGGTGGTGGTTGCGCTGTTGGAGGAGGAGGGTATGTGAAGGAGGTGGTAACTTACATGATTACTGATGATTTGGAGGTGAAGCCAATGTCCACCATCTCTAGTATTGCCATTCTTAATAGGTGTGATGTTAAGGATATCGGAGCCTTGGAGGATAGTGTCGTTCATTTGGGCACCAAAGAG GGTTTGGATTTGTTAAGGGCATCATTGCAGTCAAAGTCAGTTCTTACCGATGTCTTCCTTAAGAAGGGGATTAAGTTTGAAGCATGTTCAACTTTACCAAAGACTTGCCCAACACAGTGA